Genomic window (Blastocatellia bacterium):
AAATGACTCTAAAAAATTAGCTGAAGAACGGAAAAATTACTTGCAACTATTCCACTGCCAAAACCCCTTTATCCGTTTTAATTGACCATTTTGATCATATTATCAAAGTTGCAGGAATTGACCATGTTGGCATAGGCTCAGACTTTGACGGCGTTCCAGACCTGCCAGAAGATATGCAGGATATTGCACAATTGCCTAGTATTACTTATGAACTCTTAAAACGTGGCTATAGCGAAGCAGATATTCGCAAAGTATTAGGAGAAAACTTTTTAAGAGCCTTTGCACAAGCTGAAAAAGTTGCT
Coding sequences:
- a CDS encoding membrane dipeptidase, whose protein sequence is MKNGKITCNYSTAKTPLSVLIDHFDHIIKVAGIDHVGIGSDFDGVPDLPEDMQDIAQLPSITYELLKRGYSEADIRKVLGENFLRAFAQAEKVAKTSSRQISGQGSLQRLKIEKK